A stretch of Linepithema humile isolate Giens D197 chromosome 3, Lhum_UNIL_v1.0, whole genome shotgun sequence DNA encodes these proteins:
- the Gnpat gene encoding dihydroxyacetone phosphate acyltransferase has protein sequence MEENSEFVDLLEERRKDCDFIWVTRSMDPLLPHMLPPEAVYNRNKIIESVLLDTQVRFAIDTIAKTTGVRVKDIEDNARAMINEMASKADLATVRWLGIFITKAMKRMFSRIYINEITLSNLKKETQISQIQYIYVPSHRSYLDFILLSYILFSYDMALPNIAAGMDFYNMRIVGELLRKTGAFYIRRSFSNDLLYKQVFRSYINTIVSHSDRAIEFFIEGTRSRSQKSTVPKYGLLSIILESLLQGDVPDIHFVPMSISYERPPEELLFVYEILGIPKPKESTAGLFRSLSILQKPFSHGCIFFNIGKPISACQHIDTAYRKRKILHPSFKVPSSVVENVAYLIIESHKKNTVLMPINVIALLLNERIQIKPKEPYTFDSLIKDYQWLKSFFIKSMKTLMHEAEINNKDKIKQEILKSLKPHDELIVFDSSDTLKIKQRHKGLKLTNHSKIKGHLLSERTMQLAVPAINVAVYINPTLAFLTEIAFITATIGDNGIQKEIALGRYELLRNLLSTEFAMRPIEDKILLEAEWEKSLNILLLEDCLHVAKDSIFPGNNTKLFSILHNVILPFIDVVYVMCNLLLEWTEKISDELTDRTILVEMQKEVEKLMFESKGWCQHPYCLSLDLYSNVWSNLLSQGIVTAQEHTYQMDKTKLANLIEALRELPLQRPLATYAEALPLIILTSSVDIQAKL, from the exons atggaGGAAAACTCTGAATTTGTGGATCTGCTGGAGGAGAGACGAAAAGATTGTGATTTTATATGGGTAACACGATCTATGGATCCATTGTTACCACATATGCTTCCACCAGAAGCAGTCTACAataggaataaaataatagaatctGTTTTACTTGATACACAAGTTAGATTTGCAATTGATACAATAGCAAAAACAACAGGTGTTAGGGTTAAAGATATTGAAGATAATGCTCGTGCTATGATAAATGAAATGGCTAGCAAAGCAGATTTGGCTACAGTCCGTTGGCTag gtatttttattacaaaagctATGAAGAGGATGTTCtcaagaatttatataaatgagatCACTCTATCTAACTTGAAGAAGGAAACGCAAATATCTCAGATACAATATATCTATGTACCATCTCACAGAagttatttagattttattttgctgTCGTACATTCTCTTTTCTTATGATATGGCGTTACCAAATATTGCAGCTGGTATGGATTTTTACAATATGAGGATAGTGGGAGAGTTATTACGGAAAACTGGAGCATTTTATATACGACGTAGTTTTTCCaatgatttattatacaaacaaGTCTTCCGATCCTATATTAACACTATTGTTAGTCACAGTGATAGGGCGATAGAATTTTTCATTGAAGGCACTCGGAGTCGTAGTCAAAAGAGTACGGTGCCAAAATACG GTCTTTTGTCCATTATTTTGGAAAGCCTACTGCAAGGTGATGTACCCGACATACATTTTGTGCCTATGAGTATCAGTTACGAACGGCCACCAgaggaattattatttgtttatgaaATACTGGGAATTCCAAAGCCGAAAGAAAGTACGGCCGGACTTTTCCGATCACTTTCGATACTGCAGAAGCCTTTCTCGCACGGttgcattttctttaatatcgGGAAACCAATTTCCGCTTGCCAGCATATAGATACGGCATATCGCAAAAGGAAAATTCTGCATCCCTCGTTCAAAGTTCCGTCGTCAGTTGTGGAGAACGTAGCTTATCTTATAATAGAGTCACACAAAAAGAATACTGTACTTATGCCGATCAATGTCATTGCTTTACTACTCAATGAAAGAATACAGATCAAACCAAAAGAGCCGTATACATTCGATTCATTGATCAAAGACTATCAATGgctgaaaagtttttttattaagtcaATGAAAACGTTAATGCATGAAGCAGAAAT taataataaagataagatCAAAcaggaaatattaaaatcctTGAAGCCACATGATGAGCTAATCGTGTTTGATTCATCTgatacattaaaaatcaagCAAAGGCATAAAGGATTAAAATTAACGAatcattcaaaaattaaaggTCATTTGTTATCAGAACGCACTATGCAATTAGCAGTGCCAGCTATTAACGTTGCAGTTTATATTAATCCAACTTTAGCTTTTCTCACGGAAATAGCTTTTATTACTGCTACAATAGGCGATAATGGCATTCAGAAAg AAATAGCTTTGGGACGATATGAGTTATTGAGAAATTTGCTCAGCACCGAGTTTGCAATGCGTCCAATTGAAGATAAAATCTTGCTTGAAGCGGAATGGGAAAAATCGTTGAATATATTGCTATTAGAGGATTGCTTGCATGTGGCGAAGGACTCCATTTTTCCAGGAAATAATACGAAATTGTTTTCCATCTTACACAATGTTATATTACCTTTTATAGACGTTGTTTACGTGATGTGCAATTTATTACTCGAG tggACAGAAAAAATATCGGACGAACTCACAGATCGAACGATTCTCGTCGAAATGCAGAAGGAAgtggaaaaattaatgttcGAGAGTAAAGGCTGGTGTCAACATCCATATTGCTTGTCTCTTGATCTCTATAGTAATGTATGGTCCAATTTATTGTCGCAAGGCATCGTTACCGCTCAGGAACATACATATCAAATGGATAAAACGAAATTGGCAAATCTCATCGAGGCACTGCGCGAATTACCGCTGCAACGTCCCTTGGCGACTTATGCCGAGGCACTTCCTTTAATCATTTTGACATCATCGGTGGACATACAAGCTAAATTATAA
- the PKD gene encoding serine/threonine-protein kinase D1 translates to MEGTEVTFLFQFGLTRDTVTVDSSTLTLKALKDLACDFINTKCPEHGLNHLFERLILFKHDYNSTNVLQLITNATEVVDETLVEIVLTAQVPSEYIPIRPHALAVHSYKVPTFCDFCGEMLFGLVRQGLKCEGCGMNYHKRCVIKVPNNCTQDVSQRRRSSTMLNVPRSPSQGSTSSLTSITDDNHSSNSNTPNTSQNNSTLAIPSIMAPKQSSSPSLGGRPVWVERELATRIKIPHTFVVHTYTRPTVCGHCKKLLKGIFKQGLQCKDCQYNTHKKCMDKIPKDCTGENLRDNIGEYLDSGVGSELETKCDIRNEEADADSDTESSSLPQDTFASDENKIPDDYIDHAQSNEDVACDENQKSRPSSCSSTPSNNIPLMRIVQSVKHTKRRGSKVLKEGWMVHFTNRDPVRKKHYWRLDTKSITLFQSENGSKYYKEIPLAEISAIETAKTPRSYIMHCFELKTANIDYYVGEDPSYGQNCGQVSPPESGIGAHIARSWETTIRQALMPVTVSTNQEESSEPEENITDMSQLYQIFPDEVLGSGQFGIVYGGVHRKSGRAVAIKVIDKLRFPTKQEAQLKNEVAILQNLSHSGVVNLERMFETPERIFVVMEKLKGDMLEMILSSEKGRLSERITKFLITQILVALKHLHSKNIVHCDLKPENVLLSSDTDFTQVKLCDFGFARIIGEKSFRRSVVGTPAYLAPEVLRNKGYNRSLDMWSVGVIIYVSLSGTFPFNEEEDINEQIQNAAFMYPPTPWKEISNDAIDLINNLLQVKQRKRYTVDKSLQHVWLQDYQTWCDLRKLEQKVGYRYLTHESDDARWMAYSNQET, encoded by the exons ATGGAGGGGACAgaagttacatttttattccaatttgGTCTGACTCGTGATACGGTCACTGTCGACAGTAGCACGCTTACTCTTAAGGCCCTGAAAGATCTCGCCTGTGATTTTATAAACACCAAGTGTCCGGAGCATGGCTTAAACCATCTATTTgagagattaattttatttaagcatGATTACAACTCTACAAATGTTTTACAGCTTATTACAAACGCTACAGAAGTAGTTGATGAAACACTGGTAGAAATCGTGTTGACTG caCAAGTGCCAAGCGAATACATTCCCATTCGTCCTCATGCTTTAGCAGTACATTCCTATAAAGTTCCAACCTTTTGTGATTTTTGCGGTGAAATGTTGTTTGGACTTGTTCGACAAGGTCTAAAATGTGAAG gTTGTGGTATGAACTATCACAAGAGATGCGTTATCAAAGTGCCGAATAATTGCACACAAGACGTAAGTCAGAGACGGCGTAGTTCAACTATGTTGAATGTTCCAAGGTCGCCGAGTCAGGGTTCCACTAGCAGCCTGACGAGCATTACTGACGATAATCACAGTTCAAATAGTAACACACCTAACACAAGCCAAAATAATAGTACACTG GCGATACCGAGTATAATGGCGCCGAAACAGTCCTCTTCGCCGTCGCTAGGAGGACGGCCCGTTTGGGTCGAGCGTGAACTCGCAACGCGAATAAAAATTCCGCATACATTTGTAGTACATACTTACACACGACCAACTGTATGCGGACACTGTAAAAAGTTGCTAAAGGGTATATTTAAGCAAGGCCTACAATGTAAAGATTGTCAATACAATACGCACAAAAAGTGTATGGACAAAATACCAAAAGACTGTACAGGAGAAAATCTGCGCGACAATATAg GCGAATATCTAGACAGCGGCGTTGGCAGTGAGCTAGAAACCAAATGTGATATTAGGAATGAAGAAGCTGACGCTGACAGTGACACAGAATCGTCGTCTTTGCCACAGGACACATTTGCAagtgatgaaaataaaatacccGATGATTATATC GATCATGCACAGAGTAATGAAGACGTTGCTTGCGATGAAAATCAGAAGTCACGACCGTCGAG ctGTAGTTCCACACCAAGTAACAACATTCCATTAATGCGGATAGTACAAAGCGTAAAGCATACTAAAAGACGTGGGTCTAAAGTGTTAAAAGAAGGTTGGATGGTGCATTTTACAAATCGCGATCCTGTC agaaaGAAACATTATTGGCGACTTGACACAAAGTCTATAACGCTATTCCAAAGTGAAAATGGATCTAAATATTACAAGGAAATACCATTGGCTGAAATTAGCGCAATCGAAACTGCTAAAACGCCTCGTTCAT ATATAATGCATTGCTTTGAGCTAAAAACTGCCAATATCGATTACTATGTTGGAGAGGATCCATCATATGGACAGAATTGTGGCCAAGTCTCTCCTCCCGAGAGCGGTATTGGAGCTCATATAGCTAGATCGTGGGAAACTACTATTAGACAAGCACTTATGCCTGTAACTGTGTCAACTA ATCAAGAAGAATCTAGCGAGCCTGAGGAAAACATTACCGACATGTCACAACTGTATCAGATCTTCCCAGACGAAGTTTTAGGCTCCGGACAATTCGGCATAGTCTACGGGGGTGTTCATCGCAAGAGTGGCCGTGCGGTCGCCATAAAGGTCATCGACAAACTGCGTTTTCCCACCAAGCAAGAGGCTCAGCTGAAGAACGAAGTGGCCATCTTACAGAATCTGTCGCACAGCGGAGTGGTGAATCTGGAGCGTATGTTCGAGACGCCGGAGCGGATATTTGTGGTGATGGAGAAGCTGAAGGGCGACATGCTAGAAATGATCCTGAGCTCCGAGAAGGGACGGCTCAGCGAGCGGATAACCAAATTCCTCATTACGCAAATTCTCGTTGCGTTGAAGCATCTCCACAGCAAGAACATCGTGCACTGCGATCTAAAACCGGAGAATGTGTTGCTCAGCAGCGACACGGACTTTACTCAAGTAAAACTGTGCGACTTCGGATTCGCGCGAATAATCGGCGAGAAGAGCTTCCGGAGGAGCGTCGTCGGCACACCGGCGTACTTAGCGCCGGAGGTTTTACGAAATAAAGGCTACAATCGTTCCTTGGATATGTGGAGCGTTGGCGTGATTATTTACGTATCATTAAGCGGCACATTTCCGTTTAATGAAGAAGAGGATATTAACGAACAGATTCAAAACGCTGCCTTTATGTACCCGCCGACTCCGTGGAAGGAAATTTCGAATGATG CTATTGACTTGATCAACAATCTACTGCAAGTTAAGCAAAGGAAAAGATATACCGTGGACAAAAGCTTGCAGCATGTGTGGTTACAA gaTTATCAAACGTGGTGCGATTTGAGGAAATTGGAGCAGAAAGTTGGCTATCGCTACTTGACTCACGAAAGCGACGACGCGCGTTGGATGGCTTACAGTAATCAAGAGACATGA
- the LOC105675570 gene encoding uncharacterized protein, with product MFANSTLCALCLITLFLNINVAEWVDMPQFSDEKKIYRIPSVQYDQFYKIKRGDADGASFPDDQQNGSETYHRPVKVTYVMDDKKTEIQKINSISVPTTPANLFRDQIVDSFTEFHKNHAVTNIDAVTENKLINRYHTTSPTKDTFDIFATQPPSTTTQKQKILQDEYYNDTLKQNDGIFQYLPIDILKSVHDTLQSQPMSFEGKLHFLKMFERTLMAEIETRLATTMAPSRRTRGADHYGHDEGHDDHSIGFPSIEGALMAISFLTFAVYLVRLVMLLFKNMNPMPTTTAATIFVGKRKRSVDLDDDAIRILNNMHTFVSDL from the exons ATGTTTGCGAATAGTACGCTTTGTGCTTTGTGTCTCATAACACTTTTTCTAAACATTAACGTGGCAGAATGGGTGGACATGCCACAATTCTCGGATGAGAAGAAAATTTACAG GATACCTTCTGTACAATATGATCAGTTTTACAAGATTAAACGAGGTGATGCGGATGGTGCTAGTTTTCCGGACGATCAGCAAAACGGTAGCGAAACTTATCACCGTCCAGTTAAAGTTACATACGTGATGGAcgataaaaaaacagaaattcaaaaaatcaaTTCTATCTCAGTGCCGACAACGCCGGCAAATTTATTTCGTGATCAAATTGTTGATAGTTTCACAGAGTTCCATAAAAATCATGCTGTAACAAACATTGATGCTGTGACTGAG aataaattaattaatagatatcATACAACATCACCAACAAAGGATACATTTGACATATTTGCTACTCAACCACCGTCGACTACAACACAGAAACAAAAAATCCTGCAAGATGAATATTACAACGATACACTGAAGCAAAACGATggtatatttcaatatttgccCATAGATATACTTAAGAGTGTTCACGACACTCTACAATCGCAGCCAATGTCATTCGAAGGAAAACTTCACTTtcttaaaatgtttgaaaggACACTGATGGCGGAAATAG AAACTCGCCTAGCCACTACTATGGCACCGAGTCGAAGGACAAGGGGCGCGGATCATTACGGGCACGACGAAGGTCATGACGACCATTCTATAGGATTTCCTTCGATAGAAGGCGCGCTAATGGCTATATCATTTCTCACTTTCGCGGTTTATCTCGTACGATTAGTGATG CTTCTCTTTAAAAACATGAACCCGATGCCTACTACGACTGCCGCTACGATATTTGTtggcaaaagaaaaagatctgTCGATCTCGACGACGACGCCATTAGGATACTTAATAATATGCACACTTTCGTTTCtgacttataa